atcttgatgatgaaatttcTAGCAATGCGCACAATAACATTGTGTTAGGAAtacagaacaatgaatcttttgtttttgggaaatgacgaagatcattattaaatgtgggagacaaatgtgttGACACCTATCTTGTCTCtatagattgcaaagggatccaaaacaaagtcctaggcatgagtgctttaagctctcttatcaggtcattgataaatgcaatcgaggctgaaccaatgatcgcaaaatgaaagtcacgagcttgaagttcggacatttatgggcactattgaaataatgtgtggtgaatgcgatggttcaagtggtcttgtgagagacccatcccacatgtgttgaataaacaatgttccgctatgtaatatatctggcaaatggcatgaattaaaacatgcagttaataggattctgaagatccatcaTGAGATCCTATGCAGATTCATATCTTTtatttataaatatgcaacatataaatctcatactgAATAATAtattcctgatgaatgatcactctcctatgtagggagaatatctcctagttgaGATTATAATTCCCAGATGGAGTCTTtccagaagaaacaaagtctgtgttgaacactAAAGTTTGATaacccctataaagggataaagacccatacatacacgaaaaggaataagatgaggtaccaaaggacttgaagttcaccgaataagcacatgtgcattccacgagttttactcatggtattttccacttgatgtggaattacggtatcctctaaagccctgatggcagaaaacctataaggtttaggtgttactggcaaaatatccccattgtgccataatgacagactataacgatgtatctgatcgatgaaaaatccctaaTGGATTACAATCtatgatggacttttgttacaccatcatagatgttgcaatggatgaatgCCTCGAGCGATGTGTCGTATTTAGAAtaagtactattgcaactatattatcccctaagtcctatagaatgacatgttacttgttttgcacaactatgtataaattgtggtgtaagatagaaaatgatagcaccccaaacTCATCCATTTTCGTTATTTCAGATGAACAATgggacatatatcttgaagaatatgcttgagttatgagggataatgaCTTTGAcaaatgtcatcgtcagggggagcgaatgcttatattgatcataaTCGTGAGAcagtaaatgtcatattctatgccttgaaggcgtcagcttgatgatcaatatgtgaacctttatggaagtttctatcaaatatatagatccagtcgatcgaacaccatcaatcaaagtggcttatttatgttgatacgtgcacttacctcgtatatcctagaagtgagtagaggtaaagttcatAAAATAGTCcctgcaaggatatgcaatccgttcGCTAattctttatgtgcatatacttccagaagatgttttgccttattgatacggttttgcaaggatcagggggagcatatttctaaagttagcctttATAGAAGATTCAATGGAATCTAGATCTAGAAGATCGAAATATGTCCTAATGACAATTGTTGTACTCTtttccttggtgagttttcttgaagtttctcacatgaggtgttTAACGagtcaacaaagtgcaaatgcaatttgcgtcaccatgtactctttctccatattttcccactgggtttttgggagttttaacgaggcatgtgctggtcgcggtattcgcccaagggggagtgttgagaaaccctaatgacgggttatgtgggcaaataccaaaTATGCCCCTGAGGGCTAtcacgtctctatatatagaacatTTACCCCTTCGTATGGAATAGAgaacagaaagaggccagaggcccaaccctatatcctgtgtctcgtgtgtttcctctctcGTGCTTATGAGAAAGAAGACGGGTCCTCTACaggttcttgcgcctctactgttgATGGGAGGGAAGGAAGCAGATCTGGTGATCTGTGGTAATGTAGTTACCAACACGGGTCCCAAACCGGTACCGATTATGCCGTTATGCGTGGACGATCAGTCTGCATATATTGGAATTTGGAAATTTTGGTCTGCTTCATTTTTTCTCTCGCTCATTTTTGGCCCAACGGCCCAGCCCATTGAGTAAAGCAACTGGTGCCCTATACGCAAAAAGACACGACTGCCTCTGGCCTCTGCACACCGCCACTCGCCCACACGCGAAGGCACCTAGCAGCCGCCACTCGCCGAACTGAGGAACACGCCGGGCGACGGGATACAGCAGCAGCGCGCCCCTCTATCCCCGACGCGACGGCGCCCTGCAGCTGCAGGCACGGCTCCACACCTCCACTCTTCTCCTCCGTCTCCGTTCATCTCTGCTGAGTAGTTGTGGTTGTGGCGTGTggattaatcgcgattaatcgatCTGATCGGCGCTCTGGCGATCAGAAACGATCGACCGATTAGAAAACATTGGTGCTCAGGCATCCGCATCTGTCAACCCCCCCCCTCTTGTTCTGTTCCGGTACTGCCTTTTCAGCCCTCGAGTCCTACTGTAGGTGTTGAAGTAGTAATTTGTTTTGTGCGCGCAAGTTCGATTTCATGTCTGCATGTCAATAGCTTTCGATTTTTTGGGTCATCTATTTAGTGCAGTTTTGAAGTACTTCATTTTTTTTACCGATTTTTCGTTACTCCATCTGTGTGTGCCTGGGAATTGCGGATCCCCACCCACCCCACCACGTCTTCTGAAGGGAGTTCAAGAGGAAACCCTTGAATTCTATGGGGTTTGTCCGCtctgaaatttcttttgctacttGTTTCGATTTTTTCCGAAGTATCCAAACAATACCTCACGAATCTGCTTATGTATCAATAATGTGGGTATATCTATTTGTTTGTTCTCATAGTCTGGCATATGTATTATAGATAAACCTGTTCCAATGGCCAAACAAAAAGAGGGTGTGGACAAAAGAACTGCTAGGAAGATGATCCGATCTACGGAAGGCTGTGCAAAGAGCATTACTTTGGAGAGGAACAACAAATCAGACGATGTGCAGCTTCACGATCTGCCGAATGTAAGAGCAATTCGAAATAGTTCAATGCTCCTTTTGCAGTAAGCATATATGTGAAATGGTTCAAAAGAGTTTGATAGGACCAGGTAATCAGTGGTTCAGTTTACTCGGCTGCTTACTCACGCTACTTACTACGTGCAGGACATCCTAGGTAGCATACTATCACGGTTGACATTCAGAGAATCCTCACAGATGGGCCTTGTTTCTCATACCTGGCGGCGGCTGTGGAGAAGCTGTTGCCGGAAACTGGTCTTCACCAGTGCCACCATGTTCCAACCCGGAAATAGGAGCATCAAACATACAAGGACCAACTTTGCCATGAGAGTCAACAGTTTCTTGCGTCAGCTACGCACTCATCCTACTCTTAATAAGTTTGTTATTAAGTTCGGGCTGCGCAGGAAGCACACTCGCCATGTCAACAGATGGATTCGCTTCTGCTCCGTGTCGCGAGCAAGACACATCACTATTAATTTCACTCCTGGAGTGAAAGATTTTTTCATGGGTCCAGCCAACAGCAAGTACATCTTCCCCCTGAACGTTTTCAGTGGTCCAGAAGGCTCCTCTACACATGTCAGAACTCTTCATCTGGGCTATGTCTGTCTGGACACAACCTCGTCTGATTTCATGATCTTTGCAAATCTTAAGAAGCTCACTCTGCACAAAATTTCCTTTTTGGGAGACCTCCAGTGCCTGATGCTGCCAGAATGCAATTCTCTTGAGTGTCTGAGCATCAGCTTCTGTTCCTTGCCTGGTTTAAGCACATGCCAACCGCTGCAACGTCTGCGATGTGTTCGTTTGCACTACTGCTATCTAAAAAAGATTGAGCTGGAAGCTCCAAATCTAACATCGTTTGACTTGACCAACCAACCAATTCCATTTGTGCTTGGTGGATCTCTGAATGTAATGGAAGCCAACATTAAACTGTTAGCTAAGGACTCACCTTATGGTGATAATCTGGACTACATCTACACTGAGCTTCCTGCTGCGCTGTCTCATGTGCATAAACTCTCGATAACCTCGGGTCTCTTCGTTTATGATCAGGTTTTGTCTGTTGCTGAAAGCACTTAAGTTCATTCAACTATTACTTACCTTTATTTGCACCTGACATGTTTGTTCTTCATCTCATACATATTTTGACTCTCATGGTTATATTTCAGCTGCAAGGGTTTTCCAAAACCTCAGCCAGATTCATCAATCTGAGGCATCTGACCATGTATTTGCCTCTTTATGGGGAACCTAAGTCAATTAGTGGGATTCTTCGCTTGG
This portion of the Zea mays cultivar B73 chromosome 2, Zm-B73-REFERENCE-NAM-5.0, whole genome shotgun sequence genome encodes:
- the LOC111589226 gene encoding F-box/FBD/LRR-repeat protein At1g13570 isoform X2, whose product is MAKQKEGVDKRTARKMIRSTEGCAKSITLERNNKSDDVQLHDLPNDILGSILSRLTFRESSQMGLVSHTWRRLWRSCCRKLVFTSATMFQPGNRSIKHTRTNFAMRVNSFLRQLRTHPTLNKFVIKFGLRRKHTRHVNRWIRFCSVSRARHITINFTPGVKDFFMGPANSKYIFPLNVFSGPEGSSTHVRTLHLGYVCLDTTSSDFMIFANLKKLTLHKISFLGDLQCLMLPECNSLECLSISFCSLPGLSTCQPLQRLRCVRLHYCYLKKIELEAPNLTSFDLTNQPIPFVLGGSLNVMEANIKLLAKDSPYGDNLDYIYTELPAALSHVHKLSITSGLFVYDQLQGFSKTSARFINLRHLTMYLPLYGEPKSISGILRLAYLLELAPALEELELHVSGLLTL
- the LOC111589226 gene encoding F-box/FBD/LRR-repeat protein At1g13570 isoform X1, which encodes MAKQKEGVDKRTARKMIRSTEGCAKSITLERNNKSDDVQLHDLPNDILGSILSRLTFRESSQMGLVSHTWRRLWRSCCRKLVFTSATMFQPGNRSIKHTRTNFAMRVNSFLRQLRTHPTLNKFVIKFGLRRKHTRHVNRWIRFCSVSRARHITINFTPGVKDFFMGPANSKYIFPLNVFSGPEGSSTHVRTLHLGYVCLDTTSSDFMIFANLKKLTLHKISFLGDLQCLMLPECNSLECLSISFCSLPGLSTCQPLQRLRCVRLHYCYLKKIELEAPNLTSFDLTNQPIPFVLGGSLNVMEANIKLLAKDSPYGDNLDYIYTELPAALSHVHKLSITSGLFVYDQLQGFSKTSARFINLRHLTMYLPLYGEPKSISGILRLAYLLELAPALEELELHVNGGGVDVGWALRRNMLPYSHNRLKRVLISGATVWEGLMELAYYILRSANRLESMVLDPKIRIGGPQLDGWMIDIGRETIKNIFEGEEFQSIITIL